One genomic segment of Syngnathus typhle isolate RoL2023-S1 ecotype Sweden linkage group LG8, RoL_Styp_1.0, whole genome shotgun sequence includes these proteins:
- the gnrh3 gene encoding gonadotropin-releasing hormone 3 has protein sequence MEVGRKAVAHVLLMALLLQAASAQHWSYGWLPGGKRSVGELEATIRMMGTGGVVSLPEEASAQTHERRRPYNVMDDDDSHHFERKKRFSYK, from the exons ATGGAGGTCGGTCGCAAAGCGGTGGCGCACGTGTTGCTGATGGCCTTGTTGCTCCAGGCGGCCTCGGCCCAGCACTGGTCGTACGGATGGCTGCCGGGCGGCAAGAGAAGCGTGGGCGAGCTGGAGGCCACCATCAGG ATGATGGGTACAGGGGGCGTGGTGTCTCTTCCCGAAGAGGCGAGTGCCCAAACCCATGAGAGACGTCGACCATACAATGTA ATGGATGATGATGATTCCCATCATTTTGAGCGAAAGAAAAGATTCTCTTATAAATGa